A region of Planktomarina temperata RCA23 DNA encodes the following proteins:
- a CDS encoding TolC family protein — protein MKHQNLALVTAMFALSACGAPQYSTAKLNSEVNALSNVSSDILSQPKLAKALSGDFKNDLSKIVINSPEYIVSMSNYNRSLSEILVADADREFQISASANAGQTVKDGAGLASTTERGASANLSVSQLIFDGGSSVARIDQARANAFIAEMDVALAANTTAKDAAVSWINLDTLNMRDTRFKALMTKTEKMLTQMETLVASGMVDKSASASAEIAARALSLEKANLDAQIAAAEASYMKFFGAVPKNLTTPPSLLTAADLTHIQRNWNRAPIMAQTAAQVLSAKQSLLVAQGREKPTVGFKAGMASPMEKDERTTYAIGLEVSWIIGDGGRREANTAAQAANLKAAEQRLKGAKLAGKRELDTALSRRTALTASLDTLVAQEAASQNELEIMWSQLATGQTTVRQLIQAEEKAYRTSDQRISVASELLKIDYEMLASSGLLSKRLGINTNKTIIKAAK, from the coding sequence ATGAAGCATCAAAATTTAGCCTTAGTTACAGCGATGTTTGCGCTATCAGCGTGTGGCGCTCCGCAATATTCGACGGCAAAGCTTAACTCTGAAGTAAATGCTTTATCAAATGTATCATCTGATATTTTATCCCAACCAAAACTTGCAAAAGCTCTTTCAGGCGATTTCAAAAATGATCTCTCCAAAATCGTGATTAATTCACCTGAGTATATCGTATCTATGAGCAATTATAATAGATCCTTAAGTGAAATTTTAGTTGCAGATGCAGATAGAGAATTCCAAATTTCTGCGAGCGCTAATGCCGGTCAAACTGTTAAGGATGGCGCTGGTTTGGCCTCCACTACGGAACGCGGCGCCAGTGCAAACCTCTCGGTCAGTCAGCTCATCTTCGATGGCGGCTCCAGCGTTGCCAGAATAGACCAGGCACGGGCCAATGCCTTCATCGCAGAAATGGATGTGGCGCTCGCAGCCAATACCACCGCAAAAGATGCCGCGGTCTCATGGATTAACCTCGACACACTGAACATGCGCGACACACGATTTAAGGCGCTCATGACCAAAACCGAGAAAATGCTGACGCAGATGGAAACGCTTGTTGCGAGTGGTATGGTCGACAAGAGCGCCAGCGCCTCCGCAGAAATTGCCGCTCGAGCACTCTCTTTGGAAAAAGCAAATCTTGATGCTCAAATTGCAGCGGCGGAAGCCAGCTACATGAAATTCTTTGGAGCTGTCCCGAAAAATCTAACCACGCCGCCATCGCTTCTCACAGCCGCAGATCTGACCCATATCCAACGCAACTGGAACCGTGCACCAATAATGGCGCAGACAGCCGCTCAAGTTTTATCCGCCAAACAGAGTTTACTTGTGGCACAAGGTCGTGAAAAACCAACCGTCGGGTTCAAGGCCGGTATGGCATCGCCAATGGAAAAGGACGAGCGTACAACCTATGCAATCGGTTTAGAAGTGTCGTGGATCATTGGGGACGGTGGACGACGCGAAGCCAATACCGCCGCACAGGCTGCCAATTTGAAGGCGGCGGAGCAAAGGCTCAAAGGAGCAAAGCTGGCCGGAAAAAGAGAATTGGATACGGCGTTGAGCAGACGTACCGCGCTCACCGCCTCGCTTGACACACTCGTTGCGCAAGAAGCTGCGTCTCAAAATGAGCTTGAAATCATGTGGTCGCAACTTGCGACGGGCCAAACGACAGTTCGCCAATTGATTCAGGCCGAAGAGAAAGCCTACCGCACCTCTGATCAAAGAATATCGGTCGCCTCAGAGCTCCTAAAAATTGACTACGAAATGCTCGCCAGCTCGGGCCTTTTGTCAAAGCGACTGGGAATTAACACCAATAAGACCATAATTAAGGCAGCAAAATGA
- a CDS encoding beta strand repeat-containing protein — MTIQQHASFDSSAAELNATSKLVKAWESKNAKNAAKAGGISLMALSLAACGGSSSTPDSGNGSGSGNTPDVTPVTVALSTGTDTVTGTTGADTFNAGLSSAGIQTLQALDSVSGGAGIDTINITLTGDVTPNLTAVETVNVTTAAAGGATLDLLAASGVTSVSNTGSTSLLTVNNIGASVTGITLANSSAGASFDFLDSSVTGTSDAKTFTISNVSGGVVTVDNAIESITLNSVGSANTVTTLTSNADTLLISGSAAFTLTNANTTAETITSTSTGAVTLTSNNANATTVTTGAGADSITMSPTAAKVETVSLGAGNDKVTFTANLADTDVLNGGDGTDTLISTFALLDGLTTATSTVELVSNFETVEFTDAFTAGQTFDVASVQKAGIATVTLDGNGTAGAATINFLAGSSTLNVAGALGNGLHTFDAAGTATTDTLTVANTAAGANFANRAITTTDFETVTFNSSGTGAATTQQLGAVTATASAGGTATVKFTGTNSVDVTGAITAAAVDASGMTAQATGTLTFDMNANALVGTAGGTSTITGSAGDDVLIGDAGDTTNISGGAGKDTITGGSDAETLSGEAGDDTIVGGGGADTLNGGDGADTITGGAGKDTISGGAGADIITSGAGDDTITGGAGDDTVNMDSALTGADTVNGGEGIDTLAMDTLATVATSVGVTNFEVLSFDTGGLGAQSMAVFTNNSGFTTVDANVAGVVTISNAADTLTTVRNTLTGGSIVLTRLVDGTGNSLTVEADDSAAATSQGLTTFLAVTANDEETISMVSGSNAAEDLTISTLNASDLTTLNMSGTADATVTTLAGATKIATVTSTGLTGKATVDASVSTVAMTMTAGAGGSDFTSSDLADTLTGGAGIDDLTGGSGSDTITGGAGNDILDGGIGSDTVSGGAGDDAITGGVGADSLSGGAGDDTFDQATATHSLAATAVTDASTGLAMAAGVALAVGDTITFGNGLDIITDFTAGGTDDDVNVVTNGAATTALGEANNSIATDLQFLSGNFVASTGVFTITADGAGSDTLILESQDATADLTVAGELSIFLLQGVDSDDLTAVDFI, encoded by the coding sequence ATGACCATCCAACAACACGCGTCTTTCGATTCAAGCGCTGCTGAGTTGAACGCAACCAGCAAGCTCGTAAAAGCTTGGGAATCCAAGAACGCTAAAAACGCAGCCAAAGCCGGTGGCATCTCGCTAATGGCTCTGTCGCTCGCAGCTTGTGGCGGCTCAAGCTCAACGCCTGACAGTGGCAATGGCTCTGGCTCTGGTAACACTCCGGACGTTACGCCCGTTACAGTGGCTCTGTCTACTGGTACAGATACAGTCACTGGTACAACAGGTGCGGACACGTTCAACGCGGGTTTGTCGTCCGCTGGCATTCAGACTCTCCAGGCTCTTGACTCTGTAAGTGGTGGTGCGGGCATTGATACTATTAACATAACCCTGACGGGCGATGTAACTCCAAACCTGACCGCGGTTGAGACTGTTAATGTAACCACTGCGGCTGCTGGTGGCGCAACGCTTGATCTTTTGGCAGCGAGTGGCGTTACTTCCGTTTCCAACACTGGATCCACGTCGTTGTTGACCGTCAATAACATTGGCGCAAGCGTTACCGGCATCACGTTGGCAAATTCTTCGGCGGGAGCGTCATTCGACTTCCTGGATTCTTCGGTAACTGGAACTTCCGACGCAAAAACCTTCACAATTTCCAACGTGTCTGGCGGTGTCGTGACTGTTGATAATGCGATCGAGTCGATTACTCTTAACTCCGTCGGGTCCGCCAACACTGTTACAACGTTGACGTCTAATGCAGACACCCTTTTGATCTCGGGATCCGCTGCTTTTACTCTTACAAATGCGAATACGACGGCGGAAACCATCACATCTACGTCGACTGGTGCTGTGACTTTGACTTCTAATAACGCCAACGCCACTACGGTTACAACAGGAGCCGGAGCCGACAGCATTACGATGTCGCCAACTGCTGCGAAGGTTGAGACTGTTTCGCTAGGTGCCGGCAACGATAAAGTAACGTTTACGGCGAACCTGGCTGACACTGATGTGTTGAACGGTGGGGACGGGACTGACACACTGATCAGTACGTTTGCGCTTCTTGACGGCCTAACGACAGCGACTTCAACTGTTGAGTTGGTAAGCAATTTTGAGACGGTTGAGTTCACTGATGCGTTTACGGCTGGTCAGACTTTTGACGTTGCAAGCGTTCAGAAGGCAGGTATTGCTACCGTGACCCTTGATGGAAATGGTACTGCCGGTGCAGCAACAATCAATTTCTTAGCTGGTAGTTCCACGCTAAATGTTGCCGGCGCACTTGGTAACGGTTTGCATACGTTTGACGCGGCTGGGACAGCAACGACAGACACTTTGACAGTTGCAAATACAGCTGCTGGTGCCAACTTCGCCAACCGCGCCATTACGACGACAGACTTTGAAACAGTCACGTTCAATTCATCAGGGACTGGTGCGGCAACGACCCAACAGCTTGGCGCGGTAACTGCGACTGCTTCAGCTGGTGGCACTGCAACGGTGAAGTTCACGGGTACCAATTCTGTAGATGTGACTGGTGCGATTACAGCTGCTGCTGTTGACGCTTCTGGAATGACTGCACAGGCGACTGGTACATTAACTTTTGATATGAACGCAAACGCACTGGTTGGCACGGCGGGCGGTACTAGCACGATTACTGGCTCTGCTGGCGACGATGTTCTCATTGGTGATGCCGGCGATACCACAAATATCTCAGGTGGCGCGGGCAAGGATACAATTACTGGTGGATCCGACGCCGAAACACTCTCCGGCGAAGCGGGAGATGATACAATTGTTGGTGGTGGCGGTGCCGATACCCTAAATGGTGGTGATGGTGCAGACACAATTACAGGCGGCGCGGGCAAGGATACTATCAGTGGTGGTGCCGGTGCGGATATAATTACATCGGGTGCTGGTGACGATACCATTACTGGCGGAGCGGGAGATGATACCGTAAATATGGATAGCGCCCTTACGGGTGCGGACACTGTTAACGGTGGTGAGGGTATTGATACACTTGCAATGGATACCCTTGCTACGGTCGCAACCTCGGTTGGAGTGACAAATTTTGAAGTACTGTCATTTGACACTGGCGGTCTTGGTGCTCAGTCAATGGCCGTGTTTACCAACAACAGTGGGTTCACTACAGTCGATGCTAACGTTGCGGGTGTTGTAACCATCTCCAATGCAGCTGATACGCTAACTACGGTTCGTAACACTCTGACAGGTGGTTCAATTGTGTTGACACGCTTGGTGGATGGCACCGGAAATTCGCTCACAGTAGAAGCAGACGATAGTGCGGCGGCCACTAGCCAAGGCCTTACTACTTTCCTCGCTGTGACTGCTAACGATGAAGAAACCATTTCTATGGTAAGCGGGTCGAACGCAGCTGAAGATCTGACTATCAGCACGCTTAATGCATCAGATCTCACAACACTCAACATGAGTGGTACGGCTGATGCGACTGTTACAACCCTTGCTGGGGCAACAAAGATTGCAACAGTCACTTCAACAGGATTGACAGGTAAGGCTACTGTAGATGCTAGCGTATCAACAGTTGCGATGACCATGACTGCGGGTGCTGGTGGGTCGGACTTCACATCATCTGATTTGGCGGACACACTTACTGGTGGCGCTGGAATCGACGATCTTACAGGTGGTTCAGGGTCGGATACAATCACTGGCGGTGCTGGTAATGATATCCTTGATGGTGGCATCGGATCTGATACCGTATCAGGCGGCGCAGGGGATGACGCAATTACGGGTGGTGTTGGTGCTGATAGCCTCTCCGGGGGCGCTGGTGATGACACCTTTGACCAGGCTACCGCTACACACTCATTGGCGGCTACTGCAGTGACGGATGCGTCGACTGGTCTAGCCATGGCTGCTGGTGTGGCGCTCGCTGTTGGGGATACTATTACCTTTGGCAATGGTTTGGACATCATTACTGACTTTACCGCTGGTGGTACTGACGACGATGTAAACGTTGTTACTAATGGCGCAGCGACAACTGCCTTGGGTGAAGCGAATAACTCAATTGCTACAGACTTGCAGTTCCTGTCAGGTAACTTTGTCGCTTCAACTGGTGTTTTCACAATCACCGCTGATGGCGCTGGGTCCGATACACTGATTTTGGAATCTCAAGATGCTACTGCTGATCTCACGGTGGCTGGTGAATTGAGCATATTCTTGCTTCAGGGCGTCGATAGTGATGATCTCACCGCTGTAGACTTTATCTAA
- a CDS encoding beta strand repeat-containing protein, translated as MKMTKIELASVELLDTKASVAVSGKSKRAAKLKKAANAGGLSSLTLLVAACGGGSDTPAPQSTLLTLTKSGDTYSASAVTGFALNDSSSAKFAVTDDTVDNAYSITLTASGTGTLEFDFADADDTVTLDASSTVTGFTTLKITDGTVDATAADLSSITRVEVASGAILSLAQVKEIPTLISNASTGSITIEVASSAEADELVALLTAGTVSVYGESSNITVAASSDADETLTTEVLATKQTAAVAEVKAVSEAPADSGDSGSGEDSGESGSGEDSGSGDDSSGSGSGGGGGGGGGGGGAPIFGLTQTDTSAFSVSNGFGNVDLTTAGGALFFNTADSGGVTKSKAAVTSLTVDTITLTSTAEAVHDVAVSGTGALTVTASDGVQALTVGTTGTNTVDLGAGADTITASAGTNTITTGLGADEVTLTTTSNLQTVNVTSEAAVTTVLNATGVGATYAANIVGLAAGTVLNATGSTQAVTITGSAQADTINAGSGVDTITGGDGADEIDGGAGNDIFIIADEAHHDPGETIVGGADTDTIRFTATDAATLTLDASTVVEEVAIAAADGTATGTTNESIDASNVTSATAIALTGNAGDNTLTGNAQINTITGGAGVDTITGGAGADVLAGGDGDDIFNFANIAEVNADTSIDGGNGTGDTMVVTAQVTATSNLASGATISNVENLTLAAGSTAIVTLDGDMTGVTISDGGALIATSAASQDVNAIALTDAEVLSLTGSTTATVSFANGDVTATAYTGALTVTGTGTTGQFTTGTASSSISSTGTTAIVATAMADDQTLSTSGAGATTITGLSADLTDTSTKAQDITVASVATITLGLGTDTTGTDAINANALTDGQVVTLTGANDATVSFANGDVTATAYTGALTVTGTGSTGQFTTGTASSSISSTGATAIVATAMVDDQTLSTSGAGATTITGLSADLTDTSTAAQDITVASVATITLGLGTDTNGTDAINANALTDGQVLTMTGANDATVSLVLGDLTATAYTGAISVTGTTGTNVITTGNGDDVITGGAGRDVMTGGAGADKFVFAAGAADTVAASSSVAGIDLIDGFVANGAAADTIDLTVTVGSVENAVTGSVDEATFIADMNTLLNVGSGAGFNTGGGGGTITAALVTTNAGDLSGKTYLAVDLNADDQFSAADFIVEVTNFTNTLLDTNVFV; from the coding sequence ATGAAAATGACTAAAATTGAGTTGGCGTCAGTCGAGTTGCTAGATACAAAAGCATCGGTCGCCGTTAGCGGCAAAAGTAAACGCGCTGCTAAACTTAAGAAGGCCGCAAATGCTGGTGGTTTGTCATCTCTCACACTTCTTGTGGCTGCCTGTGGTGGTGGTAGTGACACACCGGCTCCTCAATCAACCCTACTTACTCTTACGAAATCTGGTGATACATACTCGGCCTCTGCCGTAACGGGGTTCGCTCTTAACGACAGCAGCTCGGCAAAATTTGCGGTAACCGATGACACTGTTGATAACGCTTATTCAATCACACTTACTGCGAGCGGCACTGGTACGCTTGAATTTGACTTTGCTGATGCTGACGATACTGTAACCTTGGATGCGAGCAGTACTGTAACGGGTTTCACAACGTTAAAGATTACCGATGGAACAGTCGACGCAACAGCCGCGGATCTCTCCTCAATCACGCGTGTCGAAGTTGCCTCTGGTGCGATATTGAGCCTGGCTCAAGTTAAAGAAATTCCGACTCTGATCAGTAACGCATCGACGGGTTCGATCACGATTGAGGTTGCTTCTTCTGCTGAAGCCGATGAGCTCGTTGCCTTGCTCACAGCCGGCACTGTGTCAGTTTATGGCGAATCCAGCAATATTACTGTTGCAGCATCCAGCGACGCAGACGAAACACTGACCACCGAGGTTCTCGCTACCAAGCAAACTGCTGCGGTGGCCGAGGTTAAAGCTGTTTCTGAGGCGCCGGCTGACAGTGGTGACAGTGGATCTGGCGAGGACAGTGGTGAAAGTGGATCTGGCGAGGACAGTGGATCTGGGGACGACAGTAGTGGTAGTGGTTCCGGAGGCGGCGGAGGCGGCGGCGGCGGCGGCGGCGGCGCGCCGATATTTGGACTGACCCAAACAGATACCTCTGCGTTCAGTGTTTCTAATGGGTTTGGAAATGTGGACCTAACAACCGCTGGTGGCGCGCTCTTCTTCAATACAGCTGACTCGGGTGGTGTTACGAAGTCGAAAGCGGCTGTTACTAGCCTGACCGTTGATACAATTACATTAACAAGTACCGCAGAGGCCGTACACGATGTAGCCGTGTCCGGTACAGGTGCATTGACCGTTACGGCAAGTGACGGGGTTCAAGCCTTGACTGTCGGAACTACCGGAACGAACACAGTCGATCTAGGCGCAGGAGCCGATACGATCACTGCCTCCGCAGGAACAAACACCATTACGACTGGCTTGGGAGCAGATGAGGTTACTTTGACGACCACGTCTAACCTGCAGACAGTAAATGTGACATCCGAGGCCGCCGTGACGACGGTCCTTAATGCAACCGGGGTTGGTGCGACGTACGCCGCTAACATTGTAGGACTTGCCGCTGGAACTGTTTTGAACGCCACTGGTTCGACCCAAGCGGTAACTATCACAGGCAGCGCGCAAGCCGATACCATTAATGCTGGCTCGGGTGTTGACACTATCACTGGTGGTGATGGCGCTGATGAGATTGATGGTGGCGCTGGTAACGATATATTCATAATTGCTGATGAGGCTCATCACGATCCTGGTGAAACAATTGTGGGTGGCGCTGATACGGATACGATCCGTTTTACAGCTACCGATGCTGCCACGCTAACTCTTGATGCGAGTACAGTTGTTGAAGAAGTCGCTATCGCGGCAGCTGATGGTACCGCAACTGGTACCACTAATGAAAGTATTGACGCATCTAACGTAACTTCAGCCACTGCGATTGCTCTCACAGGTAACGCTGGCGACAACACGCTGACTGGTAATGCTCAGATTAACACCATCACAGGTGGTGCAGGTGTTGACACGATCACAGGCGGTGCCGGGGCCGACGTATTGGCAGGCGGTGATGGGGATGACATCTTCAATTTTGCAAATATCGCCGAAGTCAATGCTGATACCTCAATCGATGGTGGTAACGGGACCGGTGACACCATGGTTGTGACTGCGCAAGTTACGGCGACCTCTAATCTTGCTTCAGGAGCAACAATCTCAAACGTAGAGAATTTAACCCTCGCGGCCGGATCCACAGCCATAGTTACGCTGGATGGGGATATGACGGGTGTGACTATATCTGATGGAGGAGCTCTTATTGCGACGTCCGCTGCTTCTCAGGACGTTAATGCAATTGCGTTAACAGACGCCGAAGTGCTTTCGCTCACAGGGTCTACGACAGCGACAGTGTCCTTCGCCAATGGTGATGTTACAGCCACGGCTTATACAGGTGCGTTGACGGTTACTGGTACTGGTACAACCGGTCAGTTTACGACGGGTACAGCTTCTAGCTCGATTTCGAGCACTGGCACTACAGCAATCGTTGCGACTGCTATGGCGGATGATCAAACGCTGAGCACTTCAGGTGCGGGTGCCACAACGATCACTGGCTTGAGTGCAGATCTGACAGATACATCTACCAAAGCTCAGGATATTACAGTTGCATCAGTAGCCACCATAACTCTTGGTTTGGGTACTGATACAACTGGTACAGATGCAATCAATGCGAATGCTCTGACCGATGGTCAAGTTGTTACTCTGACAGGTGCCAACGACGCGACAGTGTCCTTCGCCAATGGTGATGTTACAGCCACGGCTTATACAGGTGCGTTGACGGTTACTGGTACTGGTTCAACCGGTCAGTTTACGACGGGTACAGCTTCTAGCTCGATTTCGAGCACTGGCGCTACAGCAATCGTTGCGACTGCTATGGTGGATGATCAAACGCTGTCCACTTCAGGTGCGGGTGCCACAACGATCACTGGCTTGAGTGCAGATCTGACAGATACATCTACCGCAGCTCAGGATATTACAGTTGCATCAGTAGCCACCATAACTCTTGGTTTGGGTACTGATACAAATGGTACAGATGCAATCAATGCGAATGCTCTGACCGATGGTCAAGTTCTTACCATGACAGGTGCCAACGACGCGACAGTGTCGCTCGTATTGGGTGACTTGACAGCAACTGCCTATACTGGCGCCATATCTGTTACTGGGACCACTGGTACCAATGTTATCACGACAGGTAACGGCGATGACGTTATAACGGGTGGCGCAGGTCGAGATGTGATGACTGGTGGTGCAGGTGCCGATAAGTTTGTGTTTGCAGCTGGTGCTGCTGATACAGTAGCTGCTTCTAGCTCTGTTGCAGGTATTGACCTAATTGATGGCTTCGTCGCTAATGGGGCTGCTGCTGATACAATAGATCTGACAGTTACTGTTGGAAGTGTGGAGAATGCTGTAACCGGCAGCGTGGATGAGGCAACCTTCATTGCAGATATGAACACTCTCTTGAATGTTGGCTCTGGTGCAGGCTTCAATACCGGGGGCGGCGGTGGTACTATTACCGCAGCGTTGGTAACCACGAACGCAGGTGATCTTAGTGGTAAGACATACCTTGCTGTCGACCTTAACGCAGATGATCAATTCAGTGCTGCCGACTTTATAGTTGAGGTTACAAATTTCACAAACACACTGCTTGATACTAACGTATTTGTTTAA
- a CDS encoding type I secretion system permease/ATPase, whose translation MTDLTASKPLDHSADEADVDPQGVTDGERAVEDTSNSTESELVLTLQRFLRDQGEAYSEAAIRDLPATSSNTFSPAEMVSVLREIGYVASFGRISANNLAQSHCPMIGFWEDGGAFILTEIKSDGTVKYASIENKLKIRKMSKDQFSAKFSGHLILARRDSNAKAKSSKRWFYSAFAQGKWLYIQVILAATMSNFLGVSTSIFVMVVYDRVVPNEAIESLIALSIGVMIALGFDFLTKSLRANFIDRASKRADARMSRMVFDKILTLRLDAGNQSSGAVASVVREFDTLREFFTSATLVAIVDLPFIFFFIYVVYLIGGNIAIVPLLAVPCVLIIGVAIQPILAHLASGAMQTGMSKQAVLVETLNGLDTIQATGSGRLMKNRFETATTDQSELGLKARIFSQFAINSAASIQQIAQVATIFYGVFLIQAQELTMGGLIAAVILGGRALAPLGQVASALSRANSARQAFRSIDKLMNRTDGVADSDQRLSRPVLKGDIEFVNVSYTFPGAKNALIKGLSIKIPAGQKVAVLGRMGSGKSTFAKLCAGLIQPTTGSILLDGIDLRQIDKSDLQRNLGVMLQETWLFSGTVRENIQLGYYEYDDEHLLKICQLSGTDDFIKGNPAGYDLKIKERGVGLSGGQRQSINLSRALLHEPNILVLDEPTSSMDSSTEAAILQRLGDYLTDRTMVAVTHRNTLLNLVTRVLVMDQGNIILDSPPGELKK comes from the coding sequence ATGACGGATTTGACCGCATCAAAACCTCTGGACCATAGCGCTGATGAAGCGGATGTGGACCCGCAAGGCGTAACAGACGGTGAGCGCGCCGTAGAGGACACGTCAAACTCGACCGAAAGCGAGCTGGTGCTCACTCTCCAGAGGTTCCTTCGCGATCAAGGCGAAGCCTACAGCGAAGCGGCGATACGCGACCTGCCGGCCACGTCAAGCAATACGTTTTCACCGGCCGAAATGGTGAGCGTTTTACGCGAGATCGGCTATGTCGCCAGCTTTGGTCGTATCTCAGCCAACAACCTGGCACAGAGCCATTGCCCAATGATTGGGTTCTGGGAGGATGGTGGCGCGTTCATTTTGACCGAGATCAAATCGGACGGCACCGTCAAATACGCAAGTATCGAAAATAAACTTAAAATCAGAAAAATGTCGAAAGACCAGTTTTCGGCCAAGTTTTCCGGTCACCTTATTTTAGCGCGTCGTGACAGCAATGCCAAAGCCAAATCGAGTAAGCGCTGGTTCTATTCGGCCTTCGCACAGGGCAAATGGCTCTACATACAAGTGATCTTAGCGGCCACAATGTCCAATTTCTTGGGCGTTTCGACATCAATATTCGTCATGGTGGTCTATGACCGCGTTGTGCCCAATGAGGCTATTGAATCGCTAATTGCCCTATCCATCGGCGTGATGATCGCACTTGGGTTTGACTTCTTAACCAAGTCGCTCCGCGCCAACTTTATCGACCGGGCCAGCAAGCGGGCAGACGCGCGCATGTCGCGCATGGTGTTCGACAAAATTCTCACGCTGCGATTGGACGCTGGCAATCAAAGCTCGGGAGCGGTGGCAAGTGTCGTTCGAGAATTTGACACGCTGCGAGAGTTCTTTACCTCTGCAACGCTCGTGGCGATTGTGGATTTGCCCTTTATCTTCTTCTTTATCTATGTGGTCTACTTGATCGGTGGAAATATCGCGATTGTGCCTTTGCTTGCAGTCCCTTGCGTGTTGATCATTGGCGTCGCTATTCAACCAATCTTAGCCCACCTCGCCTCAGGTGCCATGCAAACGGGCATGTCGAAACAAGCCGTGCTGGTCGAAACTTTGAATGGTCTCGACACGATCCAGGCCACCGGCTCCGGACGCCTAATGAAAAACCGTTTTGAAACCGCGACAACGGATCAATCTGAACTTGGCCTAAAAGCCCGAATTTTTTCACAATTCGCGATCAATTCGGCAGCTTCAATTCAACAAATCGCTCAGGTGGCAACAATCTTTTACGGGGTGTTTCTGATCCAAGCCCAAGAACTTACGATGGGCGGACTTATCGCCGCGGTCATTCTGGGGGGACGGGCCCTTGCGCCCCTTGGTCAGGTCGCATCGGCATTGTCGCGGGCCAACTCCGCACGCCAAGCTTTCCGCTCAATTGATAAGTTGATGAATCGGACAGATGGCGTTGCAGACTCCGATCAAAGATTGAGCCGCCCAGTCCTCAAAGGTGATATCGAGTTTGTAAACGTTTCCTACACCTTTCCTGGTGCGAAGAATGCGCTAATCAAGGGTCTTTCCATTAAAATCCCAGCAGGCCAAAAAGTGGCAGTTCTAGGCCGGATGGGGTCGGGGAAATCCACCTTTGCGAAACTCTGCGCCGGCTTGATCCAACCCACAACCGGATCTATTCTTTTAGACGGTATAGACCTGCGTCAAATTGATAAATCCGACCTGCAACGTAATTTAGGCGTGATGCTACAGGAAACCTGGCTATTCTCTGGCACAGTTCGCGAGAATATCCAACTGGGCTACTATGAGTATGACGATGAGCATCTGCTGAAAATCTGCCAGCTCTCTGGAACGGACGATTTCATAAAAGGCAATCCAGCAGGCTATGACCTGAAGATCAAAGAACGCGGTGTTGGGTTGTCTGGTGGGCAACGCCAGTCAATCAACCTCAGCCGCGCGCTCCTCCATGAGCCGAATATCTTGGTTCTTGACGAACCAACAAGCTCCATGGACTCCTCAACGGAGGCCGCAATCCTACAGCGCCTTGGCGACTACCTGACAGATCGAACCATGGTTGCGGTGACGCATAGAAACACATTGCTCAATCTCGTGACCCGCGTCCTCGTCATGGACCAAGGGAATATCATCCTCGATTCCCCTCCCGGTGAGCTGAAAAAATAA